A stretch of DNA from Roseovarius sp. M141:
TCATGATACGCAAAGGACACAGTCCGAAGGCGCGCAGTAAACTAGGATGCTGGGCCAAGGTGCGGTTGCACGGGAATGGCCGATACCTGTTCTCCCCGTTTGTGACGATCCGTTTTTTTCTCTCTTCAGGCAGCCGTCTCGATTGGTGCGCCGGTGCGACAGGCCAATTCCGAACCCCGTCGCGCGTGACGGCCTCAAGCGGCCAATGTGAGCGGCATTCCAATACCGCTCAAAAGGCGCAGGTCGGCTGTTCAGCTTATGGGGTGTGTATGGCGGATTGACAGGTCCAGAAGCATCTCGCCGAATTCGGGTTCGCTTTCCGGCCCCTGAAGGGTCAGCCGGTGCAGGCTTTGGAAATCTGCAAAGATCTGCTCGCGTTCGTCATCGGTGAAATCCCTGTCCGACCGTGAAAACGCGCCGATGCTCTTTGAACCGCTTTCAGAGGTCGCCATGACGGCCCAGTAGTTTAGGCCGAACTCGGTCGCCTTCTCGAAAACACCGTGGTTATCCAGCTTTTGGAGTTCGGGCCACGATGCGATTCCGTCGTTGGCAAAGCCCCACAATACGGCCGGATCCTTCATTACGATCCCCTTGCTGGAATAATAGTTCATCCAGTCGTCGCCATAGGTCTGGAAGAGGTATTTGGGAGTGGTGAATGCGACCTGAAAAGCTGTCGCAAAGCCACAAGGGCTTTGTTGTTTCAGACGGGTCAATAAGGACCTCAGGTCGTCTATAAGGTTCACTGTACGCTCCACCGTATCAGACTGACGAATCAACATATGTGTCGTAACTGGACAATCGCGGCCCACTCCGCCCCCCCTACGCGCGCCCTTACGCCATGGACGGAGCCGCCGCCGTTCTTACCGGACGGTTGAGGTTGGCCGCCGGGACCAGAAACAGACAGAAATCCAATACGAAGTAGCGCTCGTCTGTTTCGCTGATAATTTCCCGCATCGTGCCCTAGTCCTCCTGCCCGAAGCAAAGAAGTGCTCAGCCGGGCATTTATTGAGACTTTAATTCGATAGCGTTCCTTGGGCAACCTGTCAAACATTTGCTTGCCGCCGCAGGTGGACCGTGGCGTCTGCGTGGACTGCGGGCATTGACAGGATCGCATAGGACCGCCCGTCATGCTTGTTGCGGTACTTGTCGCCCACCTGCTCGACATCGTAGCCCAGTTTGCGCAGCGACCGGCGGAAGCCGGGAACCGTCAGGGTCACCAGATCGGCCGATCCCTGTTCGATCGCCAGTTGCACAAGCCCCTGAACAACCAGCGCAAGTGCCTCCTGCCTGTCGTCCTGAGATGTCAGCTGATCGGACAGGACAAGCCGGGTGCATTCCGAAGAATTGGCGAACCTGTGAGCCCGCGGAAGAAGATCCGCCGGAATGCCGTCAATTCGTCCTTCTGCCGCATCCTGAAGCATACAGCCGTGGCTGCCCCATTTGTCGGAAAACCGCATCAGGCGCGCACCGCCTACCAGGCGACCATTCATGATCGCGACTGAATAGGCCGCGGTGGGGTTGTCGTATTGATCCATTTCGACACTGTCATTGTGCGGAATGTCCCAAGCCAGCGTATCCACGAAGAATCGCTTACGCAGTTCGAGGAACTCGTAGAAGGCTGAACCGTGCAGGTGCATATTGGACAGGTCGAAGGTGATACCGGTGATTTTGTTTGCCATTTGCCATGCTCACTTAAGTTTGAAATGTGAAGCTGTACGTGTCGCGCACAGCTGTTTCCCCGCTCTTAACGGGTACATGGCATTAATGTGTTGAATTGGCGTTTAAATCCAGCCATATCCCTTCGCTTGGCCAACAGCTTGTGTATTTGTGCGTGCGCCGAGCTTGGATCGGGCGTTGGTCAGGCGCAGCTTTACGGCGCTTTCGCTGATGTCCAGCTCGTGGGCGATTTGCTTTAGCATCAGGCCGGACGCCAACATTTCGAGCGCCTCGATCTCAGCCTTTGTCAGCGCGCGCGCGGGAGAAAGCGCATGGTGTAGCTCATCCACCGCGTGGCTCAGAAGCTCAAGCTCTCCATCCTCGAATTCGCGATCAGTGCGCGCGAACGACCCGAAAGAGCGCAGGCCAGGCGTGTCGTCGTGCATCACGCTGATCGCTGCGCCATAGCGCAAACCGAACGTGGCCGCGGTTGTCAGCACCTTGCGTTCGTCCCTGTTGGCAATGGCGCTCCAGCGTGTGTGGCCTGAGTTGTCATAGACCCAATGGATGATCGGATCGAAGATCATCAACCCGTCCCTCGTGTACATTTCGACCCAGTCCTGCGGCAGCGAGTTGCGCTGATATTCTGGAAACGCAAACCCCACGCGCAAGGCCAAGTGATACCCAGCAGTGGCGAGGGCATCGAAATCATACTTGGCAAGGAGTTGGTCTAACGTTTCCATGTGTCCCTTGGATTGTATCCTAAAGGAATCTCAGGGGAAGTCCTGCATTGGGAAGTCTATGAGGATCCCTCGAAGTAGTCTTTAAAATATAAGCGAATAACGAATGTAGTCTCTAATACTTGAATGGGCAAATCTTGCGTCCGACACCACCAAAGGGCGAATCGTCGACCTGTTAGCCCGAAACGTATCCGGATGGCAACGGATCAGGGGCTCTGTCCGGGACGTCATTGGCAAGCCTCCTTTGGCGTGGTCCGCCCGCTGAGATGTGAGAAATTTGTTTGCAGCAGGACCAGAGGATGGCCTCAAAGCGAGCAAAGCAGGCTCGGGACGCAGTCCGTCAGATCGGCGTGACGGTGTAGAGCTGCTATCATGGCGCAAAAAACAAGGGGGAGGGCATAAGCGGCAATCCGCCCATTACTGCGTGCGAGAGGGAGTGCGAGGTGGGACGCCAACGCCGTGGGCGCGCCGAATCACCTCCGCCGCGGCCAAGTTGACGCTGACAGACGCCGCACAGAGGGTCGCCCCAGCCCGTCTCGCGACCGTATCGATCAGGTGCGCCCAACGCCTCGGCGTATCGGGGCGCAGGGGCTGTCGCACATTGAGACAGCTTCGATCGACCACCGGTGCCAAAAAGCACTGCGCCGATAAATCAAAGACCGATCATGCGCCAAATTCAAACTGGACGATTCGATGGGGGGTGACCCGCGAAGCAGTGACCATCCGGCTGGAGGTCAGGGCGGCGCTGGGCAGGATTGCGGCCATCATGCGCGCCATAGCGGCGCCGCCATGATCTTTCCGTCCAAGCGGGTACGATCACGGCGGCGTCAAGGCCGGTAGCCCTCCGGAAAGGGCGTGATTGGCTGGCAGCATTGGTAAAGAACGCGCTGCGAATACAATGTAAACAAACTGAAGTGCGGTTACTCGTTAACTAAGTGACTTTGGACATCCGCACTGTCACGTTTCTAACCCTATGCAAGGTGGTGCGGCGACCTGTCTTTTAGGACAGGGTCCCGCGTCAAACGCATTGCAGGCGAATCTGGTCTTTTCAGTAATGCCCGGCGGTTGCTGAGATGTGCCTGTTTTCAAGGGGTCGAACGTCTTGACCGCCGTGAGAGCCGCCTTGGCGCCGGACCGCCCTGAGTGACGCAATGTGCCTCTGGATGCGCCCGTTCAGGGAATAAGAGCCTTGATCGCGGCGGCATGTTCGGGCGTGGCGGCCAGTGCGTGGTCTGCCAATGCGCGGGCCTCGTCCGGCAGGGTCTCGGGCGTGGCGAGTCGGTCGAACAGGCCCCAGTGATGCGCCGTTTCGCCGTCGATCCGCGCGCCGGTCAGCAGGATCAGCTTGGCCCGCGCCGGACCGACCAGCGCGGCCAGCCGCACCGGGTCCGACGGTTGCGGCAAGAAGCCCAGCTTCATCACCGGGTAGAACACCTTGGCGCCGGGCACTGCGATTCGCAGATCGCAAGCCAGCGTCATGCCGATGGCGCCGCCCGCGACCGTGCCGTTCAGCGCCGCGATGGTCAGGCAGGGCAGGGCGGCGATGGCGGAGGACAGCCGCTCCCACACCGCGCTGGTGGCCAGGCCCGCGCGCGCCGCGTCCAGATCGGCCCCGGCGGAAAATACCTTGCCCGCGCCGGTCAGGATCAGCGCGCGGGCGTCCTGCGGGGCGGTTGCGGCCTCTTCGGCGATGTCTGCCAACTGCGCCAGCATGGCCTCGGTCAGGGCGTTGGCCTTTTCGGGGCGGTTCAGCGTGACGGTCCAGATGCCGCCCTGTTTGTCCAGATCGATCATGCGCCCGCCTCTCTCTCCAGACCAATAGCCGCGCGCATCGCCGGATCGCGCAGCGAGATTTCGCCGCCCAGATGCGCGTCGGCCTGTGTGCTGCACATCCATAGCAGGGCGCGCGCGGGCCAGTCTGCCGGGATATGCTCGGACCAGTCCAGCTGGCTGATCGGGTTGATGCCGCTGGCCTTGATGTCGCGTTGCATGTCGGTGGCGACGGTGCCGGGCGACAGGCCCATGGCGCGCAGGCCATGCGCGCGCCCATCAAGGTCGGCGCTGGCGGTCAGCATGGCGGCGCCTGCCTTGGACGCGCAATAGGCGCTCCAGCCCTCGACGGGGCGATGCGCGGCGCCTGACGACACGGTCAGGATCGTGCCGCCCCCCGCCGCCTGCATCACCGGCATTGCGGCGCGCATGCCGTTATAGACGCCGGTCAGGTTGATATCGATCGCGCGCGCCCATTCGGCAGGGTCCGACGTGGCCAGCGGCGAGATGGGTGAAATCACCCCGGCGTTCCCGATCAGCACGTCAAGGCCGCCGTGGCGGTCCTGCGCCATCTGCACCGCCTCCGCCATATCCGCGAACGCGGCCACGTTACCAATATGGGCAATCGCCCCCAGTTCGCGGGCCAGAGCATTCAGCGCGTCGCTCTTGCGGGCCATCAATACCAGCCGCGCACCTGCCCCGGCAAAGATCCGGGCCGTGGCGGCGCCAATGCCCCGGCTGGCCCCGGTGATCAAAACGCTCTTGCCGGTCATGTCCATGGTTCTGCCCCTTTTCCGTTTGGTCCCTGCGTAGCGCCGCGCGTGGGCCGGGTCCAGCGCCCGAGGGGCACTTGACGCTGGGCGCGGTTGGCCCGAAGTTATGCGCAAGTATTTAATGCAAAGGGGCTAGAGATGACCACGTATAGATCCAGGGCCGCACTGACGGCGGGGGCGATCCTGAGTATGTCGGCTGGAACGGCAGTCGCGGATGTGACGCCAACCGAGGTTTGGACCGACTGGAAGGCCTACATGACGGATTTCGGCTTTGCCGTGTCCGCGCGTGAAACGCCGTCGGGCAGCGATCTGAGGCTGAACGATATCGTCATGTCGCTGGACGCCCCCGAGGGCGGCGCCGATACCGAAGTAAAGTTCCCCGAACTGTCGCTGACCGATAACGGCGACGGCACGGTTTCGATCAGCTTCCCCGAAAGCATGCCGGTCTCGGTCGCTGTCGAGGGGCCCGAACCGGTCAGCTTTGATCTGATCTATACCACGTCGGACCTGGACATGACGGTGTCGGGCGATGCCTCGGAAATGACGTATGCCTATACGGCCGCGTCTGTGGGCGTTGAGATGTCGGACCTTGTGTCAGAGGGCAAGCCGGTTGATTTCGGCGCCGCCAGCATCGCGTTGCAGGACGTCGATGGCCGCACCGTGACCACCGCAGGCGATCTGCGCCAGTCCAATCAGCAGATCGATTCCGGCCCCGTCACCTACGAAATCGCCATGGTCGACCCCGAAGACCCGACCAGCAAATTCGAGATGACCGGGCAGATCGACAACCTTCAGATGCTGGGCACCGCCACGCTGCCGACGGATATGGACATGTCAAACATCGCCGCCGCGCTGGCAGCCGGTTTTGCCGTCGATGGCTCCTATACCTTTGGTCCGGATGCCAGCACGTTTACCGCCACCGAAGAGGGCGTGGTCACCCGCGGCACCAGCGCCAGTTCAGGCGGTGAGCTGAGCGTCAAGATGAACGAGGACGGTGTGCATTACAGCGGC
This window harbors:
- a CDS encoding autoinducer binding domain-containing protein; protein product: MGRDCPVTTHMLIRQSDTVERTVNLIDDLRSLLTRLKQQSPCGFATAFQVAFTTPKYLFQTYGDDWMNYYSSKGIVMKDPAVLWGFANDGIASWPELQKLDNHGVFEKATEFGLNYWAVMATSESGSKSIGAFSRSDRDFTDDEREQIFADFQSLHRLTLQGPESEPEFGEMLLDLSIRHTHPIS
- a CDS encoding acyl-homoserine-lactone synthase, translated to MANKITGITFDLSNMHLHGSAFYEFLELRKRFFVDTLAWDIPHNDSVEMDQYDNPTAAYSVAIMNGRLVGGARLMRFSDKWGSHGCMLQDAAEGRIDGIPADLLPRAHRFANSSECTRLVLSDQLTSQDDRQEALALVVQGLVQLAIEQGSADLVTLTVPGFRRSLRKLGYDVEQVGDKYRNKHDGRSYAILSMPAVHADATVHLRRQANV
- a CDS encoding autoinducer binding domain-containing protein, translating into METLDQLLAKYDFDALATAGYHLALRVGFAFPEYQRNSLPQDWVEMYTRDGLMIFDPIIHWVYDNSGHTRWSAIANRDERKVLTTAATFGLRYGAAISVMHDDTPGLRSFGSFARTDREFEDGELELLSHAVDELHHALSPARALTKAEIEALEMLASGLMLKQIAHELDISESAVKLRLTNARSKLGARTNTQAVGQAKGYGWI
- a CDS encoding enoyl-CoA hydratase/isomerase family protein; this translates as MIDLDKQGGIWTVTLNRPEKANALTEAMLAQLADIAEEAATAPQDARALILTGAGKVFSAGADLDAARAGLATSAVWERLSSAIAALPCLTIAALNGTVAGGAIGMTLACDLRIAVPGAKVFYPVMKLGFLPQPSDPVRLAALVGPARAKLILLTGARIDGETAHHWGLFDRLATPETLPDEARALADHALAATPEHAAAIKALIP
- a CDS encoding SDR family oxidoreductase encodes the protein MDMTGKSVLITGASRGIGAATARIFAGAGARLVLMARKSDALNALARELGAIAHIGNVAAFADMAEAVQMAQDRHGGLDVLIGNAGVISPISPLATSDPAEWARAIDINLTGVYNGMRAAMPVMQAAGGGTILTVSSGAAHRPVEGWSAYCASKAGAAMLTASADLDGRAHGLRAMGLSPGTVATDMQRDIKASGINPISQLDWSEHIPADWPARALLWMCSTQADAHLGGEISLRDPAMRAAIGLEREAGA
- a CDS encoding DUF2125 domain-containing protein; protein product: MTTYRSRAALTAGAILSMSAGTAVADVTPTEVWTDWKAYMTDFGFAVSARETPSGSDLRLNDIVMSLDAPEGGADTEVKFPELSLTDNGDGTVSISFPESMPVSVAVEGPEPVSFDLIYTTSDLDMTVSGDASEMTYAYTAASVGVEMSDLVSEGKPVDFGAASIALQDVDGRTVTTAGDLRQSNQQIDSGPVTYEIAMVDPEDPTSKFEMTGQIDNLQMLGTATLPTDMDMSNIAAALAAGFAVDGSYTFGPDASTFTATEEGVVTRGTSASSGGELSVKMNEDGVHYSGTSNDLAIEMTVPDLPFPVSMAMAEGKFALDMPIAQKEAAQDFGLTFVLGDLTVSDAIWAMFDPAAQLPRDPATLALEMSGKARVMANLMDAAQMAAVEDGTEVPGELDALSLDRLLLRIAGAELTGEGAVTFDNTDKVTFDGMPKPIGDIGLKLTGANALLDKLVAMGFVPEEQVMGVRMMMGVFAVPGEGEDVLNSKIEFTEEGQILANGQRLK